A stretch of DNA from Clostridia bacterium:
TTATACATCGCCCCAAATCCTGCGCATCTCTTCACATGATTCAAGAAGCATATCCAGACTGCCTTTTGCCTCTATTTTACCGTTCTTTAGAACTATAATCTGATCAGCTTGCCTTAAAGCCATACGACGATTGGATACTACAAGGCAGGTTTTGTCCTTTTTTTCAAACAATCTATTCCATAGGGTGTTTTCTGAATCAACATCAAGAGCGCTTGATATGTCATCAAAAACAAGGAGTTCCGGGTCTCTTATGAACATTCTTGCGGCTGCGGTCCTTTGAAGCTGGCCACCGGATAATTTTACTCCCTTTGGACCTATGAGAGTATCCACCCCTTTCTCAAGGGCTCCAATGTCCCTATCCAGAACAGCAGAGTACAGCGCCCCTTCCAGATTCTCATCCTTCTCTTTTAATCCAAGGAGAATATTATTTTTCAATGTATCGCTGAAAAGGTGAGGAATCTGGGGAGTGTATGCACTCCGTGGAGGAACAAAAAATGTTTCAGGATTGTCTACAAGCCTTGAGTTCCAATATATTTGCCCCCCGTCCTTCGGAAGAAGCCCCAGAAGTACTTTTAATAGTGTCGATTTACCTGAGCCTATACGCCCGGTAATGACTGTAAATGAACCTTTATCAATTGTAAAGCTTATATCTTCTATGCCCGATCCTGAACCTTGATAATAGTACGAAAGGCTTTTAACCTCGAGGATTTCAAGCCTGTCATATTCTGTCTTTTTAACATAGTGCGGATCAGGCAACTTTCCAATAATATATAGAGGCTTATGCTCTACCAGATTTTCTCCCGGGATTCCCTGCAGAAGCTCTGTCATACGTTCAAATGCTACATTGGACTGCTTTAAAGTGGAGAGAAAATTTCCAAAAAAGAGGGTGAAGTCCGAAACGAAGGCTAAATAGTATACAAATAATGCAAAATCTCCAATGGTGAAGGAACCGGTCCTCATATCATTTGCTGCAAGGAGTAGTATCAGCCCCGTGCCTATGCTTACTGTATTTTGATAGATAGCATCCAGGATCTGGCTTAAAACTCTGTCCTTCATCATAAACTTATGCCTTTCACTATTCAAGGACTTGAGGTTGTTTATTACAGACTCCTCTGCCGCGGCAGACTGAACCGCCTGGACCGTCTCAAACATTTCCCCTATTATACCGGTTACCTTGCTTGTAGCCTCACGGCTTGCCCTTCTGTATTTTTGTATACGTTCGCTGGCTACCTGGGCAAGGGCTACCACGGCAATGAGAGGCGTAAATACCAGCAGAGTAATCTTGACATTTATGGTTAAAAGTATTGCAATAGCCCCCGCTGCAAAACATGCTACCCCAATAGCATCAATAGTCCAGCTTACAGCATTTTCTATTTGAGCGGTATCTTCCCTGAAACAGCTTATCGCCTCGCCGACAGAACCCGGTATGGGTCTGTCCCCGGGCTTGTTAAGTATCGACTCCAGCATGTTACGGCGTAAAAGCCCACTGATTTTGAACCGGTGAAAAATATCAATTGGACCTCCTATTGCAATCACTATAACCTGTACAACACCTGCAATAAGTAACAGGGAAAGGATTCCCCATATGCCCTGCACCCGCCCGCCATTGCTTATGACATCGAAAAACTCCTTTGCAATAAGCCCTGGTACAAGGGGAACAACATAGATTAATGTCCAAGCTACACAGTTTGCAAGATAAAGCCATGGTGTGTATTTAATAAGGCACCATAAATATTTGAAAGTCTTCATGCTAGTACCTCCTCAATTCCGGATTGCATCAGGTGATAGAAATGGGAAGACTCATTCTTCAAAAGCTTCACTCTGCTGCCCTGCTCAAGTATGCTCCCATCTTCCAATATGAGTATATCATCAGAACGCTGGACTGTTTTGAGACGGTGGGCGATTATGATTGCAGTCCTTCCCATAAGCAGCTTGTCTATTGCTTTTTCAATAAGGTTCTCCGTTACAGGGTCCAGCCTTGATGATGCCTCATCAAGAATCAGGAGTCCTGGGTTCTTTAAGAATGCCCGCACAAATGCAAGAAGCTGTGCCTCTCCTGCGGAAAGCCCTCCTCCTCCCGAATCCAGCATGGTATTGAGCCCTTGAGGCATTGAGTCAAGCCAAGGTTTAAGTCCTATTTCGCAAATCGTCTTCATAATAGCATCGTCAGTAATATCGTTATTAAAGAAGGTAAGGTTATCCCTTACGGTTGCCTTGAAAAGCTGGACTTCCTGGGTCACATAGGCAATGTGGCTTCTTAACTCCTTTAGGGGAACATTCCCTATAACCTCGCCGCCCAGCCTGATTTCACCTTTCAGTACATCATAAAATCTCACAAGGAGCCTTGCAAGGGTGGTCTTGCCGCTGCCGGTGCGCCCCAGTATTCCTAAAACCCTTCCAGAAGGGATGTTCATAGTAATATTTTTAATTAGCGACACTCCTTCTTCATAATCAAAGCTTACATCATTCATTGAAACAGACAGCGCTCCATGGGGAAGGCAGCCGCCCTTTCCATCAACGACCTTTGATTTTATATTAAAAAGTTCATTTATGCGAACTATGCTAGAGCCCGCATTCTGCAAGTCCTGGAACTGCCTGCGTATTTGATTGATAGGCCTTATAATAAGGTCTGTATATTTAAATATTACATATATTGAGCCGACGGATATTATACCCCTGCTCCACAGGTATGCCCCCAATCCGAGGCCGGTAAAGTTTCCGATTTGGGATACCATCTCTGTTGCCATCCAGGGGGAATAATTCGCCACACCGCATTTGATTCTAGCCGGCGACCATTTTCTAAGAAAAAGATAGAAGCTATGCATCACATTGGGGGATGCACCGTTTGAGCGGACATCCTCCGTACAGGCAATCTGCTCCCCGAGAAACCCGAAAAACTTTGCATTAATCTCCCTATCCTTAAGGTTGTATGGGATTGAAGCTTTCTGTATGCGCCCGAATATAAAAAAAGTGATAAGGCAGTATATAACCATAACAGCACCCACTCTCCAGTCTATACCGAACAGCAGTACCACTACACCTATTATGAGACCGATGTTTGTCATAAGATTTACAGAAAACTTTGAAAAAAACTCAAACAAAGCTGTCACATCACCATCTACCCGCTGTATAAGCTCCCCTGACTGGTGTTCTTTATGAAAAGACATGTCAAGCTTCATACAGTGCAGAACAAGCTGACACCTAAGTTCATTTGTTGACTTCCAGCCTACATCCTGACTTACATATGTTGCAAATACCGCAATGACCTGTTGTACTATAGCTAAACCTATGTAAAGCAGCGCAGCATATATAAGATTTTTACCTGTACCATCACCAGTTACGGTATCTATAAAGTAGCGGATTATCTGTGGATTCACAAGTTGAAGCCCTATGCTGCCTGCAAGAAGGAATCCTAGAAGTACAACCTGGGGCAATTGGGGTTTTAAATACCTCGATAAAAGCTTTATGTATTCTCCAATACGAATTTTCAATCTATAATCCTCCTGTCAAATTAAAAAGTACGGTTTCCTACGAATTAACCACTTAAAAAGTGTAGATAGTCACTTTAGGTTTCAAATAAAATATAAAGCCATGGATTAGCAATCCATGGCCTAATACAAATCTTTTTATAAATCAAGCATTTGATATGAGGTAGGGCTATCCAGTGAATTTTCATTTCTTACTGAGCTAAAAATCATTGTAATTAACATATTTCCTACCTCTTTATCTGTATGATTATGTCATAAATATATATTACAGTAATATTATGGGAATTGCAAGCTGATGCAATAACGCTTATATTTTCCACAATTTCGAGACTTAAGTAGAACTTATTCTGGGTACGAGATGGTATTATTTATAGCTAGGTCTTATTATCCAACCCGTAGAGCAATACTTTATTATTTTAAGTACCACTTCTCACAAAGCAGAAATGCAAGTATGTGGCGGTTTAATTTATTTCATTTATAGCTTTGAATGGTAATGAGTGTCAGACATTGCGCAAAAAAACTTTGCATTAATGTCTGACAAGGTCACGCAAATTAGCCATTTCTTACTGGTTAAGTGTCAGTGATTCGCGCAAATCACCAGAACTGGTAATTTGCGCGAATGTTTGACACTCATTGCACGAATGTTTGACACTAGTTGCGGATTATAAATATCAATTAACACTTATGAAATAGTTTGATAAATAATCAAATCATTCCATACGTGTTAATTATTTTTATGTTTTTTATACTAACATAATACCCTTGAAAATTTAAAGGGCTTATGTTAGTGTATCTATAGAAATACTAGAAATTTGAATCATTATAAGAAGGGTTGAAATGCTTATACAGCTAGTTTTTCAAATAGTTATAATGTGTACATTAGCCGTTATTGCATGCATTGCATACCTATCCACTGTTGTTATAAAAAATGGTGGAGCAGGAATACCGGCGTATTTGTATGCCTACATCATTGAAAATCTGCCCCTGAATTTACTGCTTATGGTTGTGCTTCAGATGGTTTTTGCTCTTATGGGCCACAAGGTCTTCTTCAAACACGTCTCAAATCATATTATCATTTCTCTGGATATTCTATATAATGAAAGTCTTTTGCTGATTTTTTTCTGCCATACCATGAAGGGTTATAGGGATCCTCTGGAAGGAAGCTTAGTATAATTTAGTGCTGTACGCCATATAGGTGGTACATTTATACTGCGTTTTTTGAAGGAGGATATTATTATGCCCAAAAATGGAGTTAGAATAAATAGATTTTTGACTAAACTGTGCAATCCTGCTGTTGAATGGGATATCCGGTCCTATGAGTGTCAGCTCCAAGAGGTCAATCGGATAGCGTTGGGTTCTTTGAGTGACTCTGAGCTTCAAAATATGGCTTTTGAACTAAGAGATAGAATTAAGGCAGGCGCTCCCCAAAGCAAAGCAGCCATTGAAGCATTTGCGCTTGTCAGGGAGGCATCAGATAGAGTACTTGACATGCGCCCCTTTGATGTGCAGGTAATTGCCGGAATGGCCATGTGCGATGGAAGACTTGTAGAGATGCAGACTGGAGAAGGTAAGACTCTTGCTGCTGTATTCCCCGCCTTTTTCAAGGCTCTTTCGGGAAAAGGGACCCATGTTTTGACCGTTAATGATTATCTTGCTGGAAGGGATGCGGCATGGATGGGTCCGGTATATGAATTCTTGGGCTTGACGGTGGGGTATGTGAAGGAAGGGATGGGGAATGCTGAACGAAAAAGGGCCTATGGAAAAGATATAACTTATCTGACTGCCAAGGAGGCTGGATTTGATTTTCTCAGAGGTTTTCTTGCTTTATCAAAGGAAGAACTGGTACAAAGGTCTTTTCAGTTTGCAATCATCGATGAAGCGGATTCCATTCTGATTGATGAAGCACGGATACCCCTTGTTATAGCTGGAAATAGTGAGGCCTCCGGAGTAGATACCGGACTTATGGCCAGAATTGTTGAGAGCCTTAGACCACATGAGGACTATGATTCCGATGAGCAGGGCAGAAATGCATATCTGACTGAATCAGGAGTGTGTAAGGTAGAGGCTATCCTTCAATGTGACAATCTGTATGAAGAAAAAAATCTGCAGCTTTTGGTTGGATTAAATAATGCTCTGCACGCAGAGGCACTTTTGAAGCGTGATATCGATTATATCGTACGTAGGGGGAAAATTGAGCTTGTTGATGAGTTCACCGGGCGTATAGCGGATAAAAGGAACTGGCCTCACGGGCTCCAGGAGGCAATCGAAGCAAAGGAAGGGATCGTATCCCAGTCAAAGGGACAGATATTAGCTTCCATTACCATGCAGCATTTTATCCGCCAATATCCTGCAATATGTGGTATGACAGGGACTGCAATATCATCAGCAAATGAATTTCTGGAAAAGTACGGACTGAACGTAGTGGTAGTCCCAACAAACCAGCCATGCATTAGAGTCGACTATCCCGACATTGTTTTCGAAAACAAGGTGGCTAAAGAGGAGGCCTTGATAGCGGAAATAACCAGAGTGCACAAAACAGGACAGCCGATTCTCATCGGTACCTGCAGTATTGAGGAATCGGAGCGGCTGGCCAGTAAGCTTTTGGAATCGGAGATAGAGTGCCATATATTGAATGCAAAAAATGATGAGTTGGAAGCTCATATCATAGCTGAGGCAGGAGCAGTGGGGGCAGTGACCGTATCTACAAATATGGCCGGGAGGGGCACAGATATAAAGCTTGGAGGATCTGGGGAGCAGGATCATGAAAGAGTCGCGGGTCTTGGAGGCTTGTATGTCATCGGCACAAATCGGAATGCCAGTCTGAGGATAGACAGGCAGCTGCGGGGTCGTGCGGGCAGACAGGGGGATCCTGGGTTCACCCGGTTTTTTGTCAGTCTGGAGGATGAGCTTTTCAAACAGTACAGAATAAGTGATGGACTGCGTTCCATGCTATGCTCCGAAGCTTGTGACAGCTCAACAGACAATCCAATGTTCAGGAAGGAGATAGCACATGCCCAGAGAGTTGTCGAAGGGCAAAACACAGCTATCCGAAGTACCTTGAACAAATATAATGAAATACTTGAGCAGCAGAGAAGGATCATATTTAATCGCCGCCTTGACGTACTTCTGGATCGGGAGCCATTAAAGCTCATGGCTGAAAGACTTTGTGAACGATACAATATGCTTTGCCAACGGCTTGGAGAAGCAGCATTGCATAAAGCAGAAAAGCAGGTAACTCTTCATTTTATCAACAGCTGTTGGGCTGACTATATAGACTATATTTCCTATATACGGGAAAGTATTCACCTTACACACCTGGCAGGGAAAAACCCGGTATATGAATTCAACAGGCTGGCATTCGATGCTTTTGAAAGGCTTTTAGAGGATATTGAGGACAGTATCATAAAGACGCTGTCCCATGCCGAAGTTACCAAAGAAGGTATTGATATGAAAAAAGAAGGCCTGGAAGTACCAGCTTCAACCTGGACTTATCTAGTGGACGATGGAATGGAACAGCTTGGGCTTAACGCGTTATGCAGGGATCCTTTGTCTGCAGCGCTGCAGCTGCCGCTTTTCATGGTGCTTCTTCTGAGCAATCGCTATCTCAGAAAAAGGGAGAATATAAAAGATTGAGGTCGTTGTCATCAGACTATGCTGGATATTATTTTTGCCTTTCAATCATTTTGGTAATGAGTGTCAAAGAATCGTGTAAATCACCAATATTTACTCCTTATTCGTAGAGAATGAGGAGTTTTTTATTATCATAAATGCCAACATTTAATAAATAAGGATGGATTTACAGATGAGGTATCTAGTGATAACAGACTGGTAAAACTAATATATTATAAGCAGAAGCAGGTGAAGTGGATATGGGTTGGATTTTATTTATGATATTTTGTTGGTCGGCTGCTTTGATGCTTGTGCCCATAAAGCATTGGGGAAAGTCATGGTCTGTGGTTTGCAGAATGGCAAGAGAGGGGTGTAATATATGAAGCAGCAGAGCATGATTTTTGAAAAGGATATTACCATAAGACTACACCTTAAGTATCTACTGTATCTTCCTAATGAATATGGCAGGGACAGTAATGAGAAGTGGCCGTTACTCTTGTTCCTGCACGGCGCAGGGGAGAGCGGCGATGACGTGGAGCTTGTGAAAAGACATGCAATACCGAAGATGATTGAGGAAGGCCAGGATTTACCTTTTATAATAGCAGCACCCCAATGCCCGGCTGACTCATACTGGGATGCGCACTTTGACGCAATAGATGAGCTAATAAAGGAACTGGGGGCTTGCTACCCCATTGACAGCGATCGAATATATCTAACGGGGATAAGCATGGGAGGCTTTGGGGCTTTTGATCTCGCGATGGCTTACCCTGATAGGTTTGCAGCAGTAGTGCCTGTATGTGGGGGTGCATCGTACCCTGAACTGGCTTACGTAATAAAGAATGTACCTGTCTGGGTATTTCACGGGGCAAGGGATGAAGCTGTGCCTATAGGGGAATCGGAAAAGGTGGTTGAAGTGCTGAAAAGCTGCAATGGCAA
This window harbors:
- a CDS encoding ABC transporter ATP-binding protein encodes the protein MKIRIGEYIKLLSRYLKPQLPQVVLLGFLLAGSIGLQLVNPQIIRYFIDTVTGDGTGKNLIYAALLYIGLAIVQQVIAVFATYVSQDVGWKSTNELRCQLVLHCMKLDMSFHKEHQSGELIQRVDGDVTALFEFFSKFSVNLMTNIGLIIGVVVLLFGIDWRVGAVMVIYCLITFFIFGRIQKASIPYNLKDREINAKFFGFLGEQIACTEDVRSNGASPNVMHSFYLFLRKWSPARIKCGVANYSPWMATEMVSQIGNFTGLGLGAYLWSRGIISVGSIYVIFKYTDLIIRPINQIRRQFQDLQNAGSSIVRINELFNIKSKVVDGKGGCLPHGALSVSMNDVSFDYEEGVSLIKNITMNIPSGRVLGILGRTGSGKTTLARLLVRFYDVLKGEIRLGGEVIGNVPLKELRSHIAYVTQEVQLFKATVRDNLTFFNNDITDDAIMKTICEIGLKPWLDSMPQGLNTMLDSGGGGLSAGEAQLLAFVRAFLKNPGLLILDEASSRLDPVTENLIEKAIDKLLMGRTAIIIAHRLKTVQRSDDILILEDGSILEQGSRVKLLKNESSHFYHLMQSGIEEVLA
- a CDS encoding ABC transporter ATP-binding protein, with product MKTFKYLWCLIKYTPWLYLANCVAWTLIYVVPLVPGLIAKEFFDVISNGGRVQGIWGILSLLLIAGVVQVIVIAIGGPIDIFHRFKISGLLRRNMLESILNKPGDRPIPGSVGEAISCFREDTAQIENAVSWTIDAIGVACFAAGAIAILLTINVKITLLVFTPLIAVVALAQVASERIQKYRRASREATSKVTGIIGEMFETVQAVQSAAAEESVINNLKSLNSERHKFMMKDRVLSQILDAIYQNTVSIGTGLILLLAANDMRTGSFTIGDFALFVYYLAFVSDFTLFFGNFLSTLKQSNVAFERMTELLQGIPGENLVEHKPLYIIGKLPDPHYVKKTEYDRLEILEVKSLSYYYQGSGSGIEDISFTIDKGSFTVITGRIGSGKSTLLKVLLGLLPKDGGQIYWNSRLVDNPETFFVPPRSAYTPQIPHLFSDTLKNNILLGLKEKDENLEGALYSAVLDRDIGALEKGVDTLIGPKGVKLSGGQLQRTAAARMFIRDPELLVFDDISSALDVDSENTLWNRLFEKKDKTCLVVSNRRMALRQADQIIVLKNGKIEAKGSLDMLLESCEEMRRIWGDV
- the secA2 gene encoding accessory Sec system translocase SecA2, which gives rise to MPKNGVRINRFLTKLCNPAVEWDIRSYECQLQEVNRIALGSLSDSELQNMAFELRDRIKAGAPQSKAAIEAFALVREASDRVLDMRPFDVQVIAGMAMCDGRLVEMQTGEGKTLAAVFPAFFKALSGKGTHVLTVNDYLAGRDAAWMGPVYEFLGLTVGYVKEGMGNAERKRAYGKDITYLTAKEAGFDFLRGFLALSKEELVQRSFQFAIIDEADSILIDEARIPLVIAGNSEASGVDTGLMARIVESLRPHEDYDSDEQGRNAYLTESGVCKVEAILQCDNLYEEKNLQLLVGLNNALHAEALLKRDIDYIVRRGKIELVDEFTGRIADKRNWPHGLQEAIEAKEGIVSQSKGQILASITMQHFIRQYPAICGMTGTAISSANEFLEKYGLNVVVVPTNQPCIRVDYPDIVFENKVAKEEALIAEITRVHKTGQPILIGTCSIEESERLASKLLESEIECHILNAKNDELEAHIIAEAGAVGAVTVSTNMAGRGTDIKLGGSGEQDHERVAGLGGLYVIGTNRNASLRIDRQLRGRAGRQGDPGFTRFFVSLEDELFKQYRISDGLRSMLCSEACDSSTDNPMFRKEIAHAQRVVEGQNTAIRSTLNKYNEILEQQRRIIFNRRLDVLLDREPLKLMAERLCERYNMLCQRLGEAALHKAEKQVTLHFINSCWADYIDYISYIRESIHLTHLAGKNPVYEFNRLAFDAFERLLEDIEDSIIKTLSHAEVTKEGIDMKKEGLEVPASTWTYLVDDGMEQLGLNALCRDPLSAALQLPLFMVLLLSNRYLRKRENIKD
- a CDS encoding alpha/beta fold hydrolase, with the protein product MKQQSMIFEKDITIRLHLKYLLYLPNEYGRDSNEKWPLLLFLHGAGESGDDVELVKRHAIPKMIEEGQDLPFIIAAPQCPADSYWDAHFDAIDELIKELGACYPIDSDRIYLTGISMGGFGAFDLAMAYPDRFAAVVPVCGGASYPELAYVIKNVPVWVFHGARDEAVPIGESEKVVEVLKSCNGNVRFTIYPDKGHDVCSLAYQHKELFSWLLEQNRG